One part of the Entelurus aequoreus isolate RoL-2023_Sb linkage group LG05, RoL_Eaeq_v1.1, whole genome shotgun sequence genome encodes these proteins:
- the LOC133650200 gene encoding uncharacterized protein LOC133650200: MPRTCLVRGCGEKPKNWSTFKFHTLPMKFPDRLRRWMLAVNLDPATSLQRLSKKIICSQHFLPEDYFEFTSSTQTTSIMLKDSAIPSVNIPRADIQHPAMEKLIDSEDGKAAVTEANLRDEYYWKLVADFIGPQSGEGLDLDKDLCKNRLMIQVGLIKEDHNFSWIAVVDWLKRVFPAYRSADFRSLIERGSTTMLSLEAEARLTFLESYVNFNFVGPICDSIGVERQHLLKMKDFSERAKSIEVTNGLILELSNFVAREKISPINMVTWLRNFNPEFCKDGKTQKAYKFLKSKIKKIKMSYVNSETRSQRKTVAMENVLQRPFDLVKSRSGTLEMIINRRMKKRLHREQIMVKEENDPHDISPVPSKRMRQQASPGDGNEDGLGASDSGGEPENRDDTLPSLLDVMLLSVEKLASVFHGQTEDCKSISLELQKNQYTLTCKNCPAMVEFEKAINSVSEQVSLAPPLLFLYQNAHFLVDLHNAVEHHIVAFEKEITQSTGQQLGRDRSPLFKNMVNMPESATSRYVHMARDILCPDSASMLNYKKHWAAFCKEKNNPSRLCRAPAVQFNSYFEAAAALTHHHKEVAIFFLDMLSLNNDQCPNVLLESVAADASDSVIQSIVCVLAIVYCKIVGPYWQLLKSEGEYSLFSQYLLCLYQKFLDWSKDPATLLEPEGVANVFLQFPMQEKLFSGVYDFCGEWHTNRDLIRVLLKRLLKVVAGVTEEHLKMFLPGGTYSKVPSTDINRQLISCKFSTLIVEYPSNPLQDSSHKDVSSSGSSQDDDLSSSNSDNSSGGPAKNQDDTTLKPGKSYVRRPVKKAYPENMDLDYITDTVRKNGGPCKTQTDVDKLLLRISDQTKLERREAIRCEIVYQKMVLNNSDPNLDYAFCNSTQMMLKLKLALPRIKPGYSLVWAPVKSKMAKPTNQNAQAAAASSLSEKQPTQL, from the exons ATGCCCCGCACGTGTCTTGTACGAGGGTGTGGTGAAAAGCCGAAAAATTGGTCTACGTTCAAATTCCACACGTTGCCAATGAAATTTCCAGACCGACTGAGACGGTGGATGCTGGCTGTCAACTTGGACCCGGCGACTTCGCTCCAAAGACTGAGCAAGAAGATAATTTGTTCTCAGCATTTTTTACCCGAGGACTATTTTGAATTTACCAGCTCAACTCAGACCACAAGTATTATGCTGAAAGATTCGGCCATCCCGTCGGTCAACATCCCAAGAGCGGACATT CAACATCCGGCAATGGAGAAGTTGATTGACTCTGAAGATGGGAAAGCGGCTGTAACTGAAGCTAATTTAC GAGATGAGTATTATTGGAAGCTGGTTGCAGACTTCATTGGCCCTCAGTCAGGAGAAGGGTTGGACCTCGATAAAGACCTTTGCAAAAACAGACTAATGATTCAAGTGGGACTAATAAAGGAGGACCATAATTTCTCTTGGATCGCCGTCGTTGATTGGTTGAAGAGGGTTTTCCCGGCTTACCGGTCAGCAGACTTCCGGTCACTGATTGAAAGAGGTTCTACGACGATGTTGAGTTTGGAAGCTGAAGCCAGGCTGACGTTCCTGGAATCGTACGTCAACTTTAACTTTGTCGGCCCCATATGCGACAGCATCGGTGTTGAACGGCAGCATCTTTTGAAAATGAAAGACTTTTCCGAGCGGGCAAAGTCCATCGAAGTGACAAATGGCTTGATTCTGGAATTGAGCAACTTTGTGGCTAGGGAGAAGATTTCACCCATCAATATGGTCACTTGGCTTAGAAACTTCAACCCAGAATTCTGTAAAGATGGGAAAACTCAGAAAGCGTATAAATTCCTCAAGAGTAagataaaaaagataaaaatgtcGTATGTGAATTCCGAAACGAGAAGTCAGAGGAAGACTGTTGCCATGGAAAATGTTCTTCAACGTCCATTTGACCTGGTGAAGTCGAGAAGCGGCACCTTGGAAATGATAATAAACAGACGCATGAAAAAACGATTGCATCGTGAACAAATAATGGTCAAGGAGGAAAATGACCCCCATGACATTTCTCCTGTCCCATCTAAGAGGATGCGTCAACAAGCGTCACCCGGTGACGGAAATGAGGACGGCTTGGGCGCGTCCGACAGCGGGGGGGAACCTGAAAACCGAGACGACACCCTGCCGTCTCTGCTCGACGTGATGCTGCTGTCCGTTGAAAAACTAGCAAGTGTGTTTCACGGGCAAACCGAAGACTGCAAAAGCATTTCATTGGAGCTCCAGAAAAATCAGTATACGCTTACATGCAAGAATTGTCCGGCCATGGTAGAATTTGAGAAAGCGATCAACTCGGTCAGCGAACAGGTCTCCCTGGCCCCGCCTCTTTTGTTTTTATACCAAAACGCCCATTTCCTAGTGGACTTGCACAACGCCGTCGAGCACCACATCGTAGCGTTCGAGAAGGAAATTACACAGTCGACGGGGCAGCAGCTGGGCCGCGACAGGAGCCCGCTCTTTAAGAACATGGTGAACATGCCCGAGAGCGCAACGTCACGCTACGTTCACATGGCCCGCGACATCCTGTGCCCCGACAGCGCGAGCATGCTCAACTACAAGAAGCACTGGGCGGCGTTCTGCAAGGAGAAGAACAACCCTTCCAGGCTCTGCAGGGCGCCGGCGGTACAGTTCAACAGCTACTTCGAGGCAGCCGCCGCCCTCACTCACCATCACAAAGAGGTAGCAATTTTCTTCTTAGACATGCTGTCGCTCAACAACGACCAATGCCCAAACGTCCTTCTGGAGAGCGTCGCCGCCGATGCCAGCGATTCCGTCATCCAGAGCATCGTGTGCGTGCTCGCCATTGTCTACTGCAAAATAGTCGGCCCTTACTGGCAGCTCCTGAAGAGCGAAGGGGAGTACTCCCTCTTCAGCCAGTACCTGCTCTGTCTCTACCAAAAGTTCCTGGATTGGTCCAAAGATCCAGCCACTCTGCTGGAGCCTGAGGGAGTTGCCAATGTTTTCCTGCAATTCCCTATGCAGGAGAAACTTTTTTCCGGTGTGTATGATTTCTGTGGTGAGTGGCACACAAACCGGGACCTCATTCGGGTCTTATTAAAGCGGCTCTTAAAGGTGGTTGCTGGCGTCACCGAGGAGCACCTTAAAATGTTTCTGCCAGGAGGCACCTACTCCAAAGTCCCTTCCACCGATATCAACCGCCAACTGATAAGCTGCAAGTTCTCCACCCTGATAGTCGAGTATCCCTCCAACCCGCTGCAAGACTCCTCCCACAAGGACGTGTCATCGTCGGGCAGCTCGCAGGACGACGACCTGAGCTCATCCAACTCAGACAACTCTAGTGGCGGGCCAGCTAAAAACCAAGACGACACGACATTAAAGCCCGGAAAGAGCTACGTGAGACGTCCTGTTAAAAAAGCCTATCCGGAGAACATGGATCTGGATTACATCACCGACACCGTGCGAAAAAACGGCGGGCCATGCAAAACCCAGACGGATGTCGACAAACTGCTGCTGCGCATCAGCGACCAAACCAAGCTGGAGAGGCGGGAGGCGATACGCTGCGAGATCGTCTATCAGAAAATGGTCCTCAACAACTCCGACCCCAATCTGGATTACGCCTTTTGCAACAGCACCCAAATGATGCTGAAGCTGAAGCTGGCGCTGCCTCGCATCAAGCCGGGGTACTCTCTGGTTTGGGCCCCGGTAAAGTCGAAGATGGCAAAGCCCACCAATCAGAATGCGCAAGCCGCTGCTGCAAGCAGTCTAAGTGAAAAGCAGCCGACTCAACTTTAA